ACCTCGACCGAGCGCGCTTTGCCGTCGGCCGCGGCCATCGATCGGAAACGCACGTCGTATCGGTTCGACCCGCCGGATTTTAGGGTACCGTACAGTGCGCGAACGTCCTCTTCCGTGCAGCATCGGATAAAGTTGCCGCCGCTGAGCCTGGCGATCCGCTCGAGCCGGCGCGACGCCTTTCCCGGGCGAACTGCAACGACGTGGACCGGAACAGACATTTCCTTCGCAAGGGCCACAACATCGCCGCCCTCCAGGCTGCTCCCCTCGTCCCTGCCGTCGGAAAAAACGATTACGGCTTTCGCCCCGTCAGCTTCCCTTCCGAGCAGCTCGATCGAATCGTAGAGCGCCGTATACAGACTGGTGCGCGAACCATGCCGGCGCGTTTCACTGACGCAGCGGTCCAGCCTGTCGCGCGCTGTTGTGAGAGTACAGGCTATCTTCACCTCGTCGTTGAACCGCACGACGGCGAAGCCGTCCGCGGGAGATGACAAGGCGATGAGCCCTCGCGCCGCCTTTTTGATGCGTTCGAGTTCCTTCGGGCGGATACTTTTGCTCGAGTCGATGGCGAGAACGTAACTGGCCGCTACTGCGTCTTTAGCCGAAGGCTTGACGCTCACGTAATTTACGCGGAAGCCGTCCTCATAGACCTGGATGTTTTCGTCGGTAAGGTCGCCGGGCGCTCCCCGTCCTCCGTTCGACACGGCGATGCGGAGCAGGACCGTCGGAAACTCTGACTCGCCGTCCGCCGAGATGATTTCTATGTTGGGGCCGGCCAGCGCAGGTGTGAGCATGCATGCCGCGAGAAGCAAAAGCGCCGCCGTGCGGAGCACCGGTTTCGTCCTGTGTTCGGGTAGTAAAATCATGTCATGGTTCGATTGTACGCATGATACCGTTTTCATTATATACTATCGGTTTCCGCGGATAATCTGTGCAGGCTTTTTCCATGCAGGGCAACGCGCATGATTGTACGCCGAACGAAAGTCTTCAGCAATTCGGAGCACCGCAGTCGCCGACCCTCCCTCGCAAAAGCTCAATGGCATGCGGGACCGCCTTTTCGATCACCTCGAGGTTTTCGCGCACTGCTTTCGGGCTTCCAGGCAGGTTGACGATCAGGCTCGTCCCCCTGATACCGGCAACCGCCCTTGAGAGCATGGCGTGGGGGGTAATGGCAAGCGAACGATGCCGCATCGCCTCGGCGAAACCGGGGGCCGCTCTGTCAATGACCGCGAGCGTCGCCTCGGGGGTCACGTCGCGCGGTGCGAAACCGGTTCCTCCCGTGGTTAGGATGAGATCGATCCCCCTCGCGGCATAGGCGATCAGCTCGTCCCGTATGCGTTCCGTCTCGTCCGGAACGATCGATTCAGCCTCCACCAGGTGCCCCCTGCGCTCCGCCCAGCGCCGTATCTCGGGCCCCGAGAGGTCCTCGCGCTCCCCCCTCGACGAGCGGTCGCTGACGGTGATTATTCCGACACGGACCATGACCGCCTCCTCATTCAACCTCGATGCTGATGATCCTGAATTCCCGGCCGCTTAAGATCTCGATATCGGCCGATTCGCACGCGGAACAGGAAAAGCGCCAGTCCTCCTTCGTGAACCTGAACTCCGTTCCGCACGATTTGCAGCGCAGCACGGCGGGTACTTTTTCCACCGAAAGCTCGGCCTTTTCCGCGATGGTGTCCTTGCTGACAAAATCGAAATAGGTCTGCATCCATTCCGGGATAAGGTCGGAAATTTCACCCACCTGCAGGTTGATTCGGGCGACCCGTTTGGCCCCGTTTTTCCCCGCGGAATCCAGGACGATGTCCAGGATGCTGCCCATTATCGAAAGCTCGTGCATTGTCGGCGTCCCCGCCCGCGATGTTTTGCTAAATCTTTTTACCGCAAAGGCACGATATAGATGCTGAGACCGGTGCGTTTATTTCAAGACAAATTCCCGGCGGCAGGCCGCCATACCGATGAATCGAAAACACTATCTCTCACGGCACGGAAAATACGTCGATTACCGCATAGCCCTCCTCGGCGGTCCCAACCTTTGGGACGAGGAGGAATGCGCGTCTGCCTGCGGGATGGTGTCCTACCTCATGGACCACGCTCCGCTGCCGGCGGCTCTTCGGGGAGAACCCCGCCGGGCGCTGGAGGAGCTGAAGGATCTCCTGCGCCGGTGGGACATCCTGCGTGATGGAGACCTTCTCGGCTACATCCACCAGGAACTCCAGTCCAGGAAAACGCGCAAAAAGCACGGCCGCTATTTCACCCCCCGCGATATCGTCGACTACATCGTTTCACGAGCGCTCGCTCCAGTACCCGGCGCGGATCTTCCGCTGATTCTTGATCCGGCCTGCGGATCGGGCCAGTTTCTCATCGCCGCCTATGCCCTCCTCTCGTGCTCCGGCAACCGGCGAGGTAGTATGCGCCGGAATACGGAGGAGCTTATCCATCACCGTATTCACGGCATCGACAACGACCAGGTCGCCGCGTCGATATGCAGATGGAACCTTTCCAGGGTTTCCGGCATCAATGAGAGTGAAATCAAAAATATACACAATAATAATTATTTGTTCAAAAGCCTTCGCGGTGACTCCCGCGATGAAGCCGCTGGCTATACGGCCGTCATTGGCAACCCTCCCTGGGGGTCGCGCCTTTCGGCGGACGAGCGGCGCGCCGCCCGCGAGCGTTTTTCCTCGGCAGGGTCCGGCATCAATACCTTTACGCTGTTTATCGAGCGCACGCGCAGGCTCCTGGCCCCCGGGGGGACGATGGCCTTTCTTCTTCCCGAGGCTTATTTGAACATCGGCGCGCACAGTGCTTCGCGGCGGCAGGTGCTCGACCACATGCGGATACTCGATATAGCGGCCTGGGGCGAGCGCTTCAGGGGTGTGTTCGCCCCCTCCGTTTCGTTCATCGCGGCCCGCGAGGATTCGGCGAGTGCGCGATCGCGGCATGTAGTCAGGATATCTTCGGCGCCGGCGGGCGGCTCCGCAACGGCCACACTGATACCGCAAGCGCAGTACGACTCGACACCTCAGAACATCTTCAACATCCATTATTCGCGCAGGGCGGTCGAGCTCATCTCGCGCATGGAGGATGAGGGGTGCTTCTATCTGAAGGGTTCCGCCCGCTTTTTCCTCGGCGTGGTGACCGGGGATAACCCGCATCACCTCAGGGACGCGCGCTCGGAAGATGCGCCCGACCCTATCATTGTCGGACGCGATCTTTCGCAGTACAGGATCGATTTCAGCGGCCATCATTTCAGGTTCGACCCCGGCGCGCTCCAGCAGGTGGCGCCGCGCCAACTTTATCTTACGCCGAACAAGCTCCTCTATAAATTCATCGGCAGGCGCCTGGTCTTTGCGCTCGACACCGAGGGGCGCTACTCGCTCAATAACGTCAACGCGTTCATTCCCGGGGATAAGATGCTCGAACCCGAATGCCTGCTTGCGCTCCTCAACTCGCGCCTCATGCAGTATTACTATGAAAAGAACTTCTTTACGGTGAAGGTCCTGAGGGGAAACCTCGAGCGACTGCCGCTTCGGACCGCCGATGGCGGAACCAGGCGAAAGATCCGCTCACTCGTGAGACGCGTCATGGAGTCGCCGGATTCGGGAGCGGGGATGCGAAGCAGGGAGACGATCGAGGACATTGTCTTCAGCATCTACGGTATCGGCGACGCCGAGGCCGCGCGCATCAGCGAGGCCGTGCTCTCCCCGGCACCGGCGCTTTCACCGCAGTGAAGACGATAACCAGGTCGATGGAATCGTCGCCGCCGTCAT
This region of Spirochaetota bacterium genomic DNA includes:
- a CDS encoding FHA domain-containing protein, with translation MKTVSCVQSNHDMILLPEHRTKPVLRTAALLLLAACMLTPALAGPNIEIISADGESEFPTVLLRIAVSNGGRGAPGDLTDENIQVYEDGFRVNYVSVKPSAKDAVAASYVLAIDSSKSIRPKELERIKKAARGLIALSSPADGFAVVRFNDEVKIACTLTTARDRLDRCVSETRRHGSRTSLYTALYDSIELLGREADGAKAVIVFSDGRDEGSSLEGGDVVALAKEMSVPVHVVAVRPGKASRRLERIARLSGGNFIRCCTEEDVRALYGTLKSGGSNRYDVRFRSMAAADGKARSVEVRLRYDSIADRDVREVTYRRGIAGVELPALPQILLVALILLIIGLLIGCVFILLRRGTLAIRRAAMNPAGFAPGLRPPFSADEFEAALKRDEEAKLHRDRLVTSQDPEYVYAKAWLVQKDGPEAGKKFPMYWEEITIGRDEENAIVVRDDAVSLRHARIRETKGAYYLFDLASDNGTFLNGKKLLRPRPLYDWDELRMGRTLFIFRGTKIS
- the mog gene encoding molybdopterin adenylyltransferase yields the protein MVRVGIITVSDRSSRGEREDLSGPEIRRWAERRGHLVEAESIVPDETERIRDELIAYAARGIDLILTTGGTGFAPRDVTPEATLAVIDRAAPGFAEAMRHRSLAITPHAMLSRAVAGIRGTSLIVNLPGSPKAVRENLEVIEKAVPHAIELLRGRVGDCGAPNC
- the hypA gene encoding hydrogenase maturation nickel metallochaperone HypA gives rise to the protein MHELSIMGSILDIVLDSAGKNGAKRVARINLQVGEISDLIPEWMQTYFDFVSKDTIAEKAELSVEKVPAVLRCKSCGTEFRFTKEDWRFSCSACESADIEILSGREFRIISIEVE
- a CDS encoding TaqI-like C-terminal specificity domain-containing protein gives rise to the protein MNRKHYLSRHGKYVDYRIALLGGPNLWDEEECASACGMVSYLMDHAPLPAALRGEPRRALEELKDLLRRWDILRDGDLLGYIHQELQSRKTRKKHGRYFTPRDIVDYIVSRALAPVPGADLPLILDPACGSGQFLIAAYALLSCSGNRRGSMRRNTEELIHHRIHGIDNDQVAASICRWNLSRVSGINESEIKNIHNNNYLFKSLRGDSRDEAAGYTAVIGNPPWGSRLSADERRAARERFSSAGSGINTFTLFIERTRRLLAPGGTMAFLLPEAYLNIGAHSASRRQVLDHMRILDIAAWGERFRGVFAPSVSFIAAREDSASARSRHVVRISSAPAGGSATATLIPQAQYDSTPQNIFNIHYSRRAVELISRMEDEGCFYLKGSARFFLGVVTGDNPHHLRDARSEDAPDPIIVGRDLSQYRIDFSGHHFRFDPGALQQVAPRQLYLTPNKLLYKFIGRRLVFALDTEGRYSLNNVNAFIPGDKMLEPECLLALLNSRLMQYYYEKNFFTVKVLRGNLERLPLRTADGGTRRKIRSLVRRVMESPDSGAGMRSRETIEDIVFSIYGIGDAEAARISEAVLSPAPALSPQ